One genomic window of Anaeromicrobium sediminis includes the following:
- a CDS encoding ComEA family DNA-binding protein produces the protein MKKEKIIVGLIIIVALISLWNSSLVKKNDSYKMSINEIRDNVETDNEKNVKKSTQIIIDICGCVKNPGIIELKENSRVADAVQMAGGFRQNVDRVKVNLAKKLVDGEQIYIPSIDDKNEEQSLEDRKVNINLATKDELINLNGIGESLAMRIIEYRSNYGNFEKINDIMNVTGIGSKKFNSIKDSICCY, from the coding sequence GTGAAAAAAGAAAAGATTATAGTAGGATTAATCATAATAGTTGCTTTAATATCCCTATGGAATAGTAGTTTAGTTAAAAAAAATGATTCATATAAAATGTCTATTAATGAAATAAGAGATAATGTGGAGACTGACAATGAAAAAAATGTAAAAAAAAGTACACAAATTATAATAGATATTTGCGGTTGTGTTAAAAATCCAGGTATAATAGAATTAAAGGAAAATTCTAGAGTGGCAGATGCTGTCCAAATGGCTGGTGGATTTAGACAAAATGTAGATAGGGTAAAAGTTAATTTGGCTAAGAAATTAGTAGATGGAGAACAAATATATATCCCTTCTATAGATGATAAAAATGAAGAACAGTCATTAGAAGATAGAAAAGTAAATATTAATTTAGCCACCAAGGATGAACTGATTAATTTAAATGGCATAGGTGAAAGTTTGGCCATGAGAATAATAGAATATAGAAGTAACTATGGAAATTTTGAAAAAATTAATGATATAATGAATGTGACCGGTATAGGTAGTAAAAAATTCAATAGTATTAAAGATTCCATATGTTGCTATTAG
- a CDS encoding D-alanyl-D-alanine carboxypeptidase family protein, with translation MKKNLTTFILVFILLFNVLFSTNAFAVSKPTISAPSGILIDFETGDVLYDKNGNTPMYPASTTKVMTALLTLENCKLDEVVTIDSKSPFTNGSRIYLNEGEKVTIEQLLYALLVESANDAAVALAIHISGDVKSFAGLMNERAKELGAKNTNFTNPNGLPDPKHITTAYDLALIGKKAMEIEKFREIVKTTRYQIPPTNKQEETRYLKNSNRLLWGTGSRNKMEYKGDLIDIKYDIVDGMKTGYTVAAQQCLVATAQKDGHRVISVVLKATGKNIYSDTRTLLDYGFGNFKTIKLTSGNQKIKSIYINNDKSLNVNLLTKDTLYKTVPKDNSYDIEKKVEIFDEIKLPIEKGQVLGEIVYTNNDVEFGKVDLISDRSVEEKKLFSNFNIGKIFLIGFLSLIILFLIYRTFVTMGRIKRRKIRKRKLERYKQVNIYKK, from the coding sequence GTGAAAAAAAATCTAACCACTTTTATACTAGTGTTCATCCTATTATTTAATGTATTATTTAGTACAAATGCATTTGCAGTTTCAAAACCTACAATAAGTGCTCCTAGCGGCATATTGATAGATTTTGAAACTGGCGATGTGTTATATGATAAAAATGGAAATACCCCCATGTATCCCGCAAGTACTACTAAAGTAATGACAGCTTTACTTACTCTTGAAAATTGTAAATTAGATGAAGTTGTTACTATAGACAGCAAAAGCCCCTTTACAAATGGTAGTCGAATTTATTTAAATGAAGGTGAAAAAGTTACTATAGAGCAATTATTATATGCCTTATTAGTAGAATCTGCTAATGATGCTGCCGTGGCATTGGCAATACACATTTCTGGAGATGTGAAGTCCTTTGCAGGCTTAATGAATGAACGGGCAAAGGAATTGGGAGCAAAAAATACTAATTTTACAAATCCAAATGGATTACCAGATCCAAAACATATAACTACAGCCTATGACTTAGCTTTAATAGGTAAAAAAGCTATGGAAATTGAAAAGTTCCGTGAAATTGTAAAAACAACAAGATATCAAATTCCTCCTACAAACAAACAAGAAGAAACTAGGTATTTAAAAAATTCTAATAGGCTTTTATGGGGAACTGGCAGCAGAAATAAGATGGAATATAAAGGGGACCTAATAGATATAAAATATGATATTGTAGATGGAATGAAAACTGGATATACAGTTGCTGCTCAGCAATGTTTAGTAGCTACAGCTCAAAAGGATGGACATAGGGTTATAAGTGTAGTATTAAAGGCAACAGGTAAAAATATATATTCTGATACTAGGACACTATTAGATTATGGCTTTGGAAATTTCAAAACTATAAAGCTTACAAGTGGAAATCAAAAAATTAAAAGTATATATATAAATAATGATAAGAGTTTAAACGTAAATCTTTTAACTAAAGATACTTTATACAAAACAGTTCCTAAGGATAATAGTTACGATATAGAAAAAAAGGTTGAAATATTTGATGAAATAAAACTCCCTATAGAAAAGGGCCAAGTTCTTGGTGAAATAGTCTACACAAACAATGATGTGGAATTTGGAAAAGTAGATTTAATATCGGATAGATCTGTAGAGGAAAAAAAATTATTTTCCAACTTTAATATTGGAAAAATATTTTTAATAGGATTTCTGTCTCTAATCATATTATTCTTAATCTATAGAACCTTTGTTACTATGGGACGCATTAAACGTCGTAAAATTCGCAAACGTAAATTAGAGAGATACAAACAAGTTAATATATATAAAAAATAA
- a CDS encoding stalk domain-containing protein produces the protein MILRLTGLVVALGILVSTLPVHADSYVMHTVKSGETYSIIAEKYNKDEEEIKKLNDSSEELYMGNLVKIKPIKGNKDIGINVDGELLNVDSEPYMENSRVFVPVSFIAKALNVDEIKWDDENQSAIIKDDNKKIILPIKSDQAIIDGKKVKLDAPININDGRTFVPVRFVAQALECDVDWDGNKYTVNIRKDTELVAKVQKSYTEEDLYWLSRIVEAEAKGEPFDGKLAVANCIINRRKHPEFPNKIKDVIFDKKWGYQYTPVVNGTIYNNPSADSIKAATMALEGNNNIGDCLYFLNPKKITNFWIVNNRKYYKTIQEHDFYL, from the coding sequence ATGATACTTAGATTAACTGGACTTGTTGTAGCTTTGGGGATTCTAGTGAGTACATTGCCAGTTCATGCCGATTCATATGTAATGCATACAGTGAAAAGCGGTGAGACATATTCAATAATAGCTGAAAAATATAATAAGGATGAAGAAGAAATAAAAAAGTTAAATGATTCTTCAGAAGAATTGTACATGGGGAATTTAGTAAAGATTAAACCTATTAAAGGAAATAAGGACATAGGAATAAATGTGGATGGTGAACTGTTGAATGTAGATAGTGAACCATATATGGAAAATTCCAGAGTTTTTGTTCCTGTAAGCTTTATAGCTAAGGCCCTAAATGTAGATGAAATTAAATGGGACGATGAGAATCAAAGTGCAATTATAAAGGATGATAATAAAAAAATTATTTTACCAATAAAATCAGACCAGGCAATTATAGATGGTAAAAAAGTTAAATTAGATGCGCCTATTAATATTAATGATGGAAGAACTTTTGTTCCTGTTAGATTTGTAGCCCAAGCCCTTGAGTGTGATGTGGATTGGGATGGTAATAAATATACTGTCAACATAAGAAAAGATACAGAGTTGGTGGCAAAAGTACAGAAAAGCTATACAGAAGAAGATTTATATTGGTTATCTAGAATAGTAGAAGCAGAAGCTAAAGGAGAACCCTTTGATGGGAAATTAGCTGTAGCCAATTGTATAATAAATAGAAGAAAACATCCTGAATTTCCAAACAAAATAAAAGATGTTATATTTGACAAAAAATGGGGGTATCAATATACTCCTGTTGTGAATGGAACTATATACAATAATCCATCTGCAGATAGTATTAAGGCAGCTACCATGGCATTAGAAGGGAATAACAATATAGGGGATTGTCTGTATTTCTTAAATCCCAAAAAAATAACTAACTTTTGGATAGTTAATAATAGAAAATATTATAAAACAATACAAGAACATGATTTTTATCTATAA
- the selA gene encoding L-seryl-tRNA(Sec) selenium transferase, whose protein sequence is MADKRRLFSLIPKVDDILNEERIMEILEDNNRDFVVKHVRQNIENIRKHIVELKDNEIESFKVDEDMVISNIIESVEKEKAMNLRRVINATGVVLHTNLGRALINDELKNSIWDAVSNYSNLEYNIETGKRGSRYSHIEEVLGQLTGAESAMVVNNNAAAVLLVLSTMAKNKEVIVSRGQLVEIGGAFRVPEVMEQGGALLKEVGTTNKTHVWDYENAIGEETGLLLKVHTSNYKVVGFTKEVSIDELVEIGNKYNLPTVEDIGSGTLVDFSKYGIIKEPTVQESIKKGIDVVTFSGDKLLGGPQAGIIVGKKKYIDAMKKNPLTRAIRIDKLTLAALEGTLRTYLSAKNPEKEIPTLRMLTYSHEEISEKAHNLYEVLINSLKDFLIEKEEGYSQVGGGSMPTEYLKTTLIKINHKEKNANWIEKKMRESNIPVIGRISEENILLDVRTIKEEEFNIIKTCLVEIEKMAQGGK, encoded by the coding sequence ATGGCAGATAAAAGACGATTATTTAGTTTAATTCCTAAGGTAGATGATATTTTAAATGAAGAAAGAATAATGGAAATACTAGAGGATAATAATAGAGATTTTGTAGTCAAACATGTAAGACAAAATATAGAAAATATTAGAAAACATATTGTAGAATTGAAGGATAATGAAATTGAAAGTTTTAAAGTTGACGAGGACATGGTAATTTCAAATATAATAGAATCTGTAGAAAAAGAAAAGGCAATGAATTTAAGGAGAGTTATAAATGCTACAGGAGTAGTACTTCATACTAACTTAGGAAGAGCTCTTATTAATGATGAACTAAAAAATAGCATATGGGATGCTGTTAGTAATTATTCTAATTTAGAATACAATATAGAAACGGGAAAGAGGGGGTCTAGGTATTCTCACATAGAAGAGGTACTAGGACAGCTTACAGGGGCTGAAAGCGCTATGGTTGTAAATAATAATGCGGCAGCCGTATTATTAGTTTTAAGCACTATGGCTAAGAATAAGGAAGTAATCGTATCTAGAGGACAATTAGTAGAGATTGGTGGCGCTTTTAGGGTTCCTGAGGTTATGGAACAGGGAGGAGCCTTACTAAAAGAAGTAGGTACTACAAATAAAACTCATGTATGGGATTATGAAAATGCTATAGGTGAAGAAACGGGACTTTTATTGAAGGTTCATACGAGTAATTATAAGGTTGTAGGATTTACTAAGGAAGTATCAATTGATGAATTGGTAGAGATAGGAAATAAATACAATCTACCTACAGTTGAAGATATAGGAAGTGGAACTTTAGTAGATTTCTCTAAGTATGGAATAATAAAGGAACCAACAGTGCAAGAGAGTATTAAAAAAGGTATAGATGTGGTTACTTTTAGTGGAGACAAGCTATTAGGGGGTCCTCAAGCAGGTATAATAGTTGGTAAAAAGAAATACATTGATGCTATGAAAAAGAATCCATTAACTAGGGCTATTAGAATAGATAAATTAACTTTGGCTGCCTTAGAAGGAACGCTAAGAACTTATCTTAGTGCTAAAAATCCGGAGAAAGAAATTCCTACTTTAAGAATGTTAACTTATAGTCATGAGGAAATAAGTGAAAAGGCCCATAACTTATATGAGGTTTTAATAAATTCTTTAAAGGATTTTTTAATAGAAAAGGAAGAAGGCTATTCTCAAGTTGGAGGAGGATCTATGCCTACTGAGTATTTAAAAACTACTTTGATTAAAATAAATCATAAGGAAAAAAATGCTAACTGGATAGAAAAGAAAATGAGAGAAAGTAATATTCCAGTAATAGGTAGGATAAGTGAAGAGAATATATTATTAGACGTACGTACAATAAAAGAAGAAGAATTCAATATAATTAAAACATGCTTAGTTGAAATAGAGAAAATGGCACAAGGGGGCAAGTAG
- the selB gene encoding selenocysteine-specific translation elongation factor produces MKNVVIGTAGHIDHGKSTLIKALTGLDPDRLKEEKKRGITIDLGFAEFVLPSGKRAGVVDVPGHEKFIKNMLAGIGGIDIVLLVIAADEGVMPQTQEHLDILSILEIEKGIVVLTKTDLVDEDWLSLVKEDIKEKLKGTFLEDATMMEVSAVEGKGLDELAHEIDRQTDELKDRNINLPPRIPIDRVFSISGFGTVITGTQIEGTFKVGDEVLIYPNKVETKIRGIQVHGKSVDRSYAGQRVAINLANMKKEDIKRGDVLSIDKVLEPTMMLDVKVNVLKESNWSIKNRSRLRLYHGSSEILCRAVILDKEEILPGESAYIQLRLEEEVVAKRDDKIVLRFYSPMETIGGGFIIDSNPHKHKRFKEDIIEKLQLKEKGDIEDLIEEMIKVNSENYETMKFYIDKGEFAENEMEKVIEKFIEEDKVVKFVDNVILHKDYLEKLEKNIIKELKDFHNKNTLKSGMLKEELRNRVMKKVKNKLYDDLLAYFESVLNLVENKVSLKDFKVTYTKDQEEIKKKIEDNLTKGKFSPRTIKEMAQTFKDENEFNKVIQSMIDFNLLIKLDENIVLYHTVYNEAVTMIKDFIKDNDGITLGQCRDVLSTTRKFALPLLEYLDNNKITKRHGDKRIIN; encoded by the coding sequence GTGAAAAATGTTGTAATTGGGACAGCAGGACATATAGACCATGGTAAGAGCACTTTAATTAAGGCATTGACTGGTTTAGACCCGGATCGATTGAAAGAAGAGAAAAAAAGAGGTATTACTATAGATTTAGGATTTGCCGAGTTTGTGTTACCAAGTGGTAAAAGGGCAGGGGTAGTTGATGTACCAGGTCATGAAAAGTTTATAAAAAATATGTTAGCAGGTATAGGTGGTATAGACATAGTTTTGTTAGTAATTGCCGCTGATGAAGGAGTAATGCCTCAGACTCAAGAACATTTAGATATTCTATCCATATTGGAAATAGAAAAGGGTATTGTGGTACTTACTAAAACCGATTTAGTAGATGAAGATTGGCTTTCCCTAGTTAAGGAAGATATTAAGGAAAAACTAAAGGGGACTTTTTTAGAAGATGCTACCATGATGGAGGTCTCAGCCGTCGAAGGAAAAGGTTTAGATGAACTAGCCCATGAAATCGATAGACAAACAGATGAGTTAAAGGATAGAAACATAAACTTACCTCCAAGAATACCTATTGATAGGGTATTTTCCATATCAGGATTTGGAACTGTTATAACAGGAACTCAAATTGAAGGAACTTTCAAAGTTGGAGATGAAGTATTAATATATCCAAATAAAGTAGAGACAAAAATTAGAGGAATCCAAGTACATGGAAAGAGTGTGGATAGATCATATGCAGGGCAGAGGGTTGCCATAAATCTTGCCAATATGAAAAAAGAGGATATTAAACGAGGAGATGTACTTAGTATAGATAAGGTATTAGAGCCAACTATGATGTTAGATGTAAAGGTTAATGTACTAAAAGAATCAAATTGGTCTATTAAAAATAGATCAAGGCTTAGACTATATCATGGTAGTTCTGAAATATTATGTAGAGCAGTGATTTTAGATAAAGAGGAAATATTACCAGGAGAATCTGCTTATATTCAACTGAGACTAGAAGAAGAAGTTGTAGCAAAGAGAGATGATAAAATAGTACTTAGATTTTATTCACCTATGGAGACCATTGGGGGCGGATTTATTATAGACTCCAACCCACATAAACATAAAAGATTTAAAGAGGACATAATTGAAAAATTACAATTAAAAGAAAAGGGAGACATAGAGGATCTCATTGAAGAGATGATTAAGGTTAACAGTGAAAACTATGAAACTATGAAGTTTTACATAGATAAAGGTGAATTTGCAGAGAATGAGATGGAAAAGGTAATTGAAAAATTCATTGAAGAAGATAAAGTGGTTAAGTTTGTAGATAATGTTATATTACATAAGGACTATTTAGAAAAGCTTGAAAAAAATATAATAAAGGAATTAAAAGATTTTCATAATAAAAATACTCTAAAGTCAGGAATGCTTAAGGAAGAGCTTAGAAATAGGGTAATGAAAAAAGTGAAAAACAAATTATATGATGATCTATTAGCTTATTTTGAAAGTGTATTAAATTTAGTAGAAAATAAAGTTTCATTAAAAGACTTTAAAGTTACCTATACTAAAGATCAAGAAGAAATAAAGAAAAAAATTGAAGACAATCTTACTAAAGGGAAATTTAGTCCTAGAACTATAAAAGAAATGGCTCAAACCTTTAAAGATGAAAATGAATTTAATAAGGTTATTCAATCTATGATTGATTTTAATTTATTAATAAAATTAGATGAAAATATAGTTCTATACCACACGGTCTATAATGAGGCTGTAACAATGATAAAAGATTTTATAAAGGATAATGATGGCATTACTCTTGGTCAGTGCAGAGATGTACTTAGTACTACAAGAAAATTTGCCCTTCCCCTATTAGAGTATTTAGATAACAATAAGATAACTAAGAGGCATGGAGACAAACGTATAATTAATTAG
- a CDS encoding GerAB/ArcD/ProY family transporter produces the protein MNRTIITDKQSIYLIIMFLVGTATILIRGIEAKQDLWLSIILAMLMTLVICFIFARLHYLFPHRDLFDILEICFGKLIGKIIGLLYIWFAFHLNALILTYIDFVFTTLAFPKTPGIAFNILSVVVGTYTVKLGIEVLARWGKIFLPILIFIITIFVLLLIPEINITNIHPIFSSEIGPIIKGAFSAFSFPFGEIVIFTMVFSSFETRKSPYKIYIIGLLIAGILLLILGMTYILVLGINTAATQYFPAHLAASRISVGRLLQRAEAVVNILFSIGTFAKFCICLLATCIGISKIFALDDYRFIVTPISLLMLILSYFLHDSVMEWVEWGIDVWPPFAFLFQVIFPIIILIVAEIKRRTLKNSLI, from the coding sequence GTGAACAGGACAATTATTACTGACAAACAAAGTATATATCTCATAATTATGTTCCTTGTAGGTACAGCTACAATTTTAATACGGGGAATTGAAGCTAAACAGGATTTATGGTTATCTATTATTTTAGCAATGCTCATGACATTAGTAATATGTTTTATATTCGCTAGACTTCACTATCTTTTTCCACACAGGGATTTGTTTGATATTCTTGAAATTTGTTTTGGAAAGCTTATTGGAAAGATAATAGGTCTACTATATATATGGTTTGCCTTTCACCTAAATGCTCTGATTCTAACATACATTGATTTTGTCTTTACAACTCTTGCCTTTCCTAAAACACCTGGAATAGCTTTTAACATTCTTAGTGTCGTAGTAGGAACATATACTGTAAAATTAGGCATTGAAGTACTAGCACGTTGGGGAAAAATTTTCCTTCCTATACTTATATTTATAATAACTATTTTTGTATTGTTGTTAATTCCAGAAATAAATATAACTAATATTCATCCCATATTTTCTAGTGAAATTGGTCCAATTATTAAAGGGGCTTTTTCAGCATTTTCATTCCCCTTTGGAGAAATAGTAATTTTCACAATGGTATTTAGTAGTTTTGAAACTAGAAAATCACCTTATAAGATATACATTATAGGACTACTAATCGCTGGAATATTACTGCTTATATTGGGAATGACATATATTCTAGTTCTCGGCATTAATACAGCTGCAACCCAATACTTTCCTGCTCACCTTGCTGCTTCAAGGATATCCGTTGGGAGATTGCTCCAAAGAGCAGAAGCAGTTGTAAATATTCTGTTCAGTATTGGGACCTTCGCAAAGTTTTGTATATGTCTATTAGCAACATGCATAGGTATTAGTAAAATATTTGCTCTTGATGATTATAGGTTTATAGTGACGCCTATTTCTTTACTAATGCTTATTTTATCCTATTTTTTACATGATAGTGTAATGGAATGGGTTGAATGGGGTATAGATGTATGGCCACCCTTTGCTTTTCTATTCCAAGTGATTTTTCCTATCATTATTCTTATCGTAGCTGAGATAAAAAGAAGGACTTTAAAGAACAGTTTAATATAA
- the selD gene encoding selenide, water dikinase SelD produces MTKELVKLTQMARTSGUAAKIGPEDLAKVLCNLPKIEDKNLIIGLDTADDAAVYKLSDDTAIIQTLDFFTPVVDDPYEFGQIAAANSLSDVYAMGGKPLLAMNIVCFPTCVSLDILSDILRGGADKVKEAGATLVGGHSVDDNEPKYGLSVTGLVHPDKVMGNNMAKEGDLLVLTKPIGSGILNTAIKAELLSNEEKREVIRIMANLNNVAAEGMNICEANACTDITGFGLLGHCLEVAKASEVSIIINSDNMPIMGRALEYAQMGLIPAGAYKNEDYIKSDLEISNEVNRELIDIMNDPQTSGGLLVSIPKERVSDLMDFYKNNLDTEFSIVGEVVKKKDKYIYVK; encoded by the coding sequence ATGACAAAAGAGTTAGTAAAGTTAACTCAAATGGCTAGAACATCAGGATGAGCTGCCAAAATTGGGCCAGAGGATCTGGCTAAAGTATTATGCAACTTACCTAAAATAGAAGATAAAAATTTAATAATAGGATTAGATACGGCTGATGATGCGGCTGTATATAAATTATCCGATGACACAGCAATAATACAAACACTGGATTTTTTCACACCAGTAGTAGATGATCCCTATGAATTTGGACAAATTGCAGCGGCGAATTCATTAAGTGACGTATACGCTATGGGTGGAAAACCCCTTTTAGCTATGAATATAGTATGTTTCCCAACTTGTGTATCCTTAGATATTTTATCAGATATATTAAGGGGTGGAGCAGATAAAGTAAAGGAAGCTGGAGCCACTTTAGTAGGTGGACATAGTGTAGATGATAATGAACCTAAGTATGGATTATCCGTAACAGGTTTAGTTCATCCTGATAAGGTCATGGGAAATAATATGGCCAAAGAAGGAGATTTACTTGTTTTAACTAAACCTATAGGTAGTGGTATTTTAAATACTGCTATAAAGGCAGAACTTTTGTCCAATGAGGAAAAAAGAGAAGTAATTAGAATAATGGCTAATTTAAACAATGTAGCAGCAGAGGGCATGAATATATGCGAAGCTAATGCATGTACAGATATAACTGGATTTGGACTTTTAGGTCATTGTCTTGAGGTGGCAAAGGCTAGTGAGGTTAGTATTATAATAAATAGTGATAATATGCCAATTATGGGTAGGGCACTAGAATATGCTCAAATGGGACTAATTCCCGCAGGTGCATATAAGAATGAGGATTACATAAAATCTGACTTAGAAATAAGTAATGAAGTAAATAGGGAATTGATAGATATAATGAATGATCCTCAAACATCAGGCGGTCTACTAGTATCAATACCAAAAGAAAGAGTATCTGATTTGATGGATTTTTATAAAAATAATTTGGATACAGAATTTAGCATTGTTGGAGAAGTTGTAAAAAAGAAGGACAAATATATTTATGTGAAATAG